A single genomic interval of Arachis duranensis cultivar V14167 chromosome 7, aradu.V14167.gnm2.J7QH, whole genome shotgun sequence harbors:
- the LOC107459557 gene encoding protein LURP-one-related 12, which produces MSDVVLKEDTDTETETQLTVLKTSLFFAGDGFTVYDCKGQLVFRVDSYGPDARDRDELVLMDANGRCLLTVRRKRPSLHQRWEGFKGERREGDKPIFSVKRSSIIGRSSVTVEVYDNPGEDYHIEGCFSHRSCTVFNASKEPVAEIRRKVDPTTSVMLGKEVFSLCVKPPFDSAFAMAFVLVLDQINGDDQDLLNTAPADHPAVHPLPQHHH; this is translated from the coding sequence ATGAGCGACGTCGTCTTGAAGGAAGACACAGACACGGAGACGGAGACGCAGCTGACGGTGCTGAAGACGTCTCTGTTCTTCGCGGGAGATGGCTTCACCGTCTACGATTGCAAGGGTCAACTAGTCTTCCGCGTTGACTCTTACGGACCCGACGCCCGCGACAGAGACGAGCTCGTTCTTATGGATGCAAACGGCCGTTGTCTCCTCACAGTTCGCCGCAAGAGGCCCAGTCTGCATCAACGGTGGGAAGGATTCAAAGGGGAGAGAAGGGAGGGGGACAAGCCCATCTTCAGCGTGAAGAGATCATCCATCATCGGACGCTCAAGCGTCACGGTGGAGGTCTACGATAACCCAGGTGAGGATTACCACATCGAGGGATGCTTCTCCCACCGCTCCTGCACCGTCTTCAACGCTTCCAAGGAACCAGTTGCCGAGATCAGACGCAAGGTGGACCCCACCACAAGCGTTATGCTTGGCAAGGAAGTCTTCTCCCTCTGCGTCAAACCTCCTTTTGATTCCGCTTTCGCCATGGCCTTTGTTCTCGTTCTCGATCAGATCAACGGCGACGATCAAGACCTTCTTAACACTGCTCCCGCCGACCACCCTGCTGTGCACCCTCTCCCTCAACACCACCATTAA